One Leopardus geoffroyi isolate Oge1 chromosome C1, O.geoffroyi_Oge1_pat1.0, whole genome shotgun sequence DNA segment encodes these proteins:
- the EPS8L3 gene encoding epidermal growth factor receptor kinase substrate 8-like protein 3 isoform X1 — MSRPSSRAIYLHRKEYSQNLSTDPTCLQHRVEHLMTCKLGTQKVQEPKDALKKLQEVDAQGRVWSQDLFLQVRDGWLQLLDIETKEELDSYRLDSIQAMDVALNTCSFNSVLSITVRESGLPGTSTLLFQCQEVGAELLRTSLQKALEDDQQQKPQSGAPGQNRWRGPPLERPFPKEQLPPPEQGPSPEQPYWMTPEHNMPPSPRSLPRHSSAREPSTFALPPPSQSPPPENPERDEEILSHILRDIELFVRMLKEAQAKNSHKKKKLGRKKGKDQWGMTQAQYIECFQKVKYSFNLLGKLAIWLPEKNAPEFVHILFQLLHFILAQCSEPGLATRVISPLLTPKAIDLLQSCLSPHESDFWKGLGVAWTTSRANWTGSEPLPYQPTFYDGWQLPEHSNQAPSGYQDSTSLRPALGSTYFAQEEIHHHGPQPGDPNHVPSSPRLAKPALKMQVLYEFEARNPQELTVAQGEVLEVLDQSKRWWLVKNEKGQSGYIPSNILEPQQSGSQSQPPSRAPMLLLSSTPEEVTAWLQAENFSTITVRSLRFLRGNQLLHMRPGELQMLCPQEAPRVLARLEAVKRMLGMSH; from the exons ATGTCCCGGCCGAGCAGCAGAGCCATTTACC TGCACCGGAAGGAGTACTCACAGAACCTCTCCACAGACCCCACCTGCCTGCAGCACAGGGTGGAG CACCTGATGACATGTAAGCTGGGGACTCAGAAAGTCCAAGAGCCGAAGGATGCCCTGAAGAAACTGCAGGAGGTGGATGCTCAGGGCCGGGTGTGGAGTCAGGACTTGTTCCTGCAGGTCAGAGATGGCTGGCTCCAGCTGCTGGACATTGAGACAAAG GAGGAGCTGGACTCTTACCGCCTGGACAGCATCCAGGCCATGGATGTGGCGCTCAACACTTGCTCCTTCAACTCCGTCCTGTCCATCACAGTACGGGAGTCGGGCTTGCCAGGCACCAGCACTCTGCTCTTCCAGTGCCAGGAAGTGGGG GCAGAGCTACTGAGGACCAGCCTGCAGAAGGCCCTGGAGGACGACCAACAGCAAAA ACCCCAGTCTGGAGCCCCAGGCCAAAACAGATGGAGGGGGCCTCCTCTGGAAAGACCGTTCCCTAAGGAGCAGTTACCCCCTCCGGAGCAGGGGCCCTCTCCAGAACAGCCCTACTGGATGACCCCAGAGCACA ACATGCCACCATCCCCAAGGTCCCTGCCACGCCACTCCAGTGCCCGAGAACCAAGCACCTTCGCTCTTCCTCCTCCAAGCCAGTCCCCACCCCCCGAGAACCCAGAGAGGGATGAG GAGATACTAAGCCACATCCTTAGAGACATCGAGCTGTTTGTGAGAATGCTGAAGGAGGCCCAGGCAAAGAACAGTCATAAGAAGAAGAAACTGGGGAGGAAAAAGGGCAAGGATCAGTGGG GGATGACACAGGCACAGTACATTGAGTGCTTCCAGAAAGTCAAGTACAGCTTCAACCTCCTG GGGAAGCTGGCCATCTGGCTGCCGGAGAAGAATGCCCCTGAGTTCGTGCACATCCTCTTCCAACTTCTACACTTC ATCCTGGCCCAGTGCTCGGAGCCCGGCCTGGCCACCCGAGTGAtttcacccctcctcacccccaaagCCATCGACCTGCTGCAGTCCTGCCTAAGCCCACATGAGAGTGACTTCTGGAAGGGTCTGGGTGTGGCCTGGACTACCAGCCG GGCCAACTGGACAGGCAGTGAACCCCTGCCCTATCAACCCACATTCTATGATGGTTGGCAGCTTCCGGAACACTCCAACCAG GCCCCCTCAGGATACCAGGACTCTACTTCCCTCCG CCCCGCGTTAGGGAGCACCTACTTTGCTCAAGAGGAGATACACCACCATGGCCCTCAGCCCGGGGACCCCAACCACGTGCCCTCCAGCCCCAGACTTGCCAAGCCAGCCCTGAAAATGCAAGTTCTCTATGAGTTTGAAGCTAGGAACCCACAGGAACTGACTGTGGCCCAGGGAGAGGTGCTGGAG GTTCTGGACCAGAGCAAGCGGTGGTGGCTGGTGAAGAATGAGAAGGGACAGAGTGGCTACATTCCCAGCAACATCCTAGAGCCTCAACAGTCGGGGTCCCAGAGCCAGCCGCCTTCTCGG GCTCCAATGCTTCTACTTAGCTCAACGCCTGAGGAAGTCACAGCCTGGCTGCAGGCAGAGAACTTCTCCACCAT CACGGTGAGGAGCCTCAGGTTCCTGAGAGGGAACCAGCTGCTTCACATGAGACCTGGGgagcttcagatgctgtgtccaCAGGAGGCCCCGCGAGTCCTGGCGCGGTTGGAAGCTGTTAAAAGGATGCTGGGG ATGAGCCATTAG
- the EPS8L3 gene encoding epidermal growth factor receptor kinase substrate 8-like protein 3 isoform X3, with protein sequence MSRPSSRAIYLHRKEYSQNLSTDPTCLQHRVEHLMTCKLGTQKVQEPKDALKKLQEVDAQGRVWSQDLFLQVRDGWLQLLDIETKEELDSYRLDSIQAMDVALNTCSFNSVLSITVRESGLPGTSTLLFQCQEVGAELLRTSLQKALEDDQQQKPQSGAPGQNRWRGPPLERPFPKEQLPPPEQGPSPEQPYWMTPEHNMPPSPRSLPRHSSAREPSTFALPPPSQSPPPENPERDEEILSHILRDIELFVRMLKEAQAKNSHKKKKLGRKKGKDQWGMTQAQYIECFQKVKYSFNLLGKLAIWLPEKNAPEFVHILFQLLHFILAQCSEPGLATRVISPLLTPKAIDLLQSCLSPHESDFWKGLGVAWTTSRANWTGSEPLPYQPTFYDGWQLPEHSNQAPSGYQDSTSLRPALGSTYFAQEEIHHHGPQPGDPNHVPSSPRLAKPALKMQVLYEFEARNPQELTVAQGEVLEVLDQSKRWWLVKNEKGQSGYIPSNILEPQQSGSQSQPPSRAPMLLLSSTPEEVTAWLQAENFSTIHPAP encoded by the exons ATGTCCCGGCCGAGCAGCAGAGCCATTTACC TGCACCGGAAGGAGTACTCACAGAACCTCTCCACAGACCCCACCTGCCTGCAGCACAGGGTGGAG CACCTGATGACATGTAAGCTGGGGACTCAGAAAGTCCAAGAGCCGAAGGATGCCCTGAAGAAACTGCAGGAGGTGGATGCTCAGGGCCGGGTGTGGAGTCAGGACTTGTTCCTGCAGGTCAGAGATGGCTGGCTCCAGCTGCTGGACATTGAGACAAAG GAGGAGCTGGACTCTTACCGCCTGGACAGCATCCAGGCCATGGATGTGGCGCTCAACACTTGCTCCTTCAACTCCGTCCTGTCCATCACAGTACGGGAGTCGGGCTTGCCAGGCACCAGCACTCTGCTCTTCCAGTGCCAGGAAGTGGGG GCAGAGCTACTGAGGACCAGCCTGCAGAAGGCCCTGGAGGACGACCAACAGCAAAA ACCCCAGTCTGGAGCCCCAGGCCAAAACAGATGGAGGGGGCCTCCTCTGGAAAGACCGTTCCCTAAGGAGCAGTTACCCCCTCCGGAGCAGGGGCCCTCTCCAGAACAGCCCTACTGGATGACCCCAGAGCACA ACATGCCACCATCCCCAAGGTCCCTGCCACGCCACTCCAGTGCCCGAGAACCAAGCACCTTCGCTCTTCCTCCTCCAAGCCAGTCCCCACCCCCCGAGAACCCAGAGAGGGATGAG GAGATACTAAGCCACATCCTTAGAGACATCGAGCTGTTTGTGAGAATGCTGAAGGAGGCCCAGGCAAAGAACAGTCATAAGAAGAAGAAACTGGGGAGGAAAAAGGGCAAGGATCAGTGGG GGATGACACAGGCACAGTACATTGAGTGCTTCCAGAAAGTCAAGTACAGCTTCAACCTCCTG GGGAAGCTGGCCATCTGGCTGCCGGAGAAGAATGCCCCTGAGTTCGTGCACATCCTCTTCCAACTTCTACACTTC ATCCTGGCCCAGTGCTCGGAGCCCGGCCTGGCCACCCGAGTGAtttcacccctcctcacccccaaagCCATCGACCTGCTGCAGTCCTGCCTAAGCCCACATGAGAGTGACTTCTGGAAGGGTCTGGGTGTGGCCTGGACTACCAGCCG GGCCAACTGGACAGGCAGTGAACCCCTGCCCTATCAACCCACATTCTATGATGGTTGGCAGCTTCCGGAACACTCCAACCAG GCCCCCTCAGGATACCAGGACTCTACTTCCCTCCG CCCCGCGTTAGGGAGCACCTACTTTGCTCAAGAGGAGATACACCACCATGGCCCTCAGCCCGGGGACCCCAACCACGTGCCCTCCAGCCCCAGACTTGCCAAGCCAGCCCTGAAAATGCAAGTTCTCTATGAGTTTGAAGCTAGGAACCCACAGGAACTGACTGTGGCCCAGGGAGAGGTGCTGGAG GTTCTGGACCAGAGCAAGCGGTGGTGGCTGGTGAAGAATGAGAAGGGACAGAGTGGCTACATTCCCAGCAACATCCTAGAGCCTCAACAGTCGGGGTCCCAGAGCCAGCCGCCTTCTCGG GCTCCAATGCTTCTACTTAGCTCAACGCCTGAGGAAGTCACAGCCTGGCTGCAGGCAGAGAACTTCTCCACCAT ACACCCTGCTCCATGA
- the EPS8L3 gene encoding epidermal growth factor receptor kinase substrate 8-like protein 3 isoform X2: MSRPSSRAIYLHRKEYSQNLSTDPTCLQHRVEHLMTCKLGTQKVQEPKDALKKLQEVDAQGRVWSQDLFLQVRDGWLQLLDIETKEELDSYRLDSIQAMDVALNTCSFNSVLSITVRESGLPGTSTLLFQCQEVGAELLRTSLQKALEDDQQQKPQSGAPGQNRWRGPPLERPFPKEQLPPPEQGPSPEQPYWMTPEHNMPPSPRSLPRHSSAREPSTFALPPPSQSPPPENPERDEEILSHILRDIELFVRMLKEAQAKNSHKKKKLGRKKGKDQWGMTQAQYIECFQKVKYSFNLLGKLAIWLPEKNAPEFVHILFQLLHFILAQCSEPGLATRVISPLLTPKAIDLLQSCLSPHESDFWKGLGVAWTTSRANWTGSEPLPYQPTFYDGWQLPEHSNQAPSGYQDSTSLRPALGSTYFAQEEIHHHGPQPGDPNHVPSSPRLAKPALKMQVLYEFEARNPQELTVAQGEVLEVLDQSKRWWLVKNEKGQSGYIPSNILEPQQSGSQSQPPSRAPMLLLSSTPEEVTAWLQAENFSTMAFLCSNPGVLTLV; this comes from the exons ATGTCCCGGCCGAGCAGCAGAGCCATTTACC TGCACCGGAAGGAGTACTCACAGAACCTCTCCACAGACCCCACCTGCCTGCAGCACAGGGTGGAG CACCTGATGACATGTAAGCTGGGGACTCAGAAAGTCCAAGAGCCGAAGGATGCCCTGAAGAAACTGCAGGAGGTGGATGCTCAGGGCCGGGTGTGGAGTCAGGACTTGTTCCTGCAGGTCAGAGATGGCTGGCTCCAGCTGCTGGACATTGAGACAAAG GAGGAGCTGGACTCTTACCGCCTGGACAGCATCCAGGCCATGGATGTGGCGCTCAACACTTGCTCCTTCAACTCCGTCCTGTCCATCACAGTACGGGAGTCGGGCTTGCCAGGCACCAGCACTCTGCTCTTCCAGTGCCAGGAAGTGGGG GCAGAGCTACTGAGGACCAGCCTGCAGAAGGCCCTGGAGGACGACCAACAGCAAAA ACCCCAGTCTGGAGCCCCAGGCCAAAACAGATGGAGGGGGCCTCCTCTGGAAAGACCGTTCCCTAAGGAGCAGTTACCCCCTCCGGAGCAGGGGCCCTCTCCAGAACAGCCCTACTGGATGACCCCAGAGCACA ACATGCCACCATCCCCAAGGTCCCTGCCACGCCACTCCAGTGCCCGAGAACCAAGCACCTTCGCTCTTCCTCCTCCAAGCCAGTCCCCACCCCCCGAGAACCCAGAGAGGGATGAG GAGATACTAAGCCACATCCTTAGAGACATCGAGCTGTTTGTGAGAATGCTGAAGGAGGCCCAGGCAAAGAACAGTCATAAGAAGAAGAAACTGGGGAGGAAAAAGGGCAAGGATCAGTGGG GGATGACACAGGCACAGTACATTGAGTGCTTCCAGAAAGTCAAGTACAGCTTCAACCTCCTG GGGAAGCTGGCCATCTGGCTGCCGGAGAAGAATGCCCCTGAGTTCGTGCACATCCTCTTCCAACTTCTACACTTC ATCCTGGCCCAGTGCTCGGAGCCCGGCCTGGCCACCCGAGTGAtttcacccctcctcacccccaaagCCATCGACCTGCTGCAGTCCTGCCTAAGCCCACATGAGAGTGACTTCTGGAAGGGTCTGGGTGTGGCCTGGACTACCAGCCG GGCCAACTGGACAGGCAGTGAACCCCTGCCCTATCAACCCACATTCTATGATGGTTGGCAGCTTCCGGAACACTCCAACCAG GCCCCCTCAGGATACCAGGACTCTACTTCCCTCCG CCCCGCGTTAGGGAGCACCTACTTTGCTCAAGAGGAGATACACCACCATGGCCCTCAGCCCGGGGACCCCAACCACGTGCCCTCCAGCCCCAGACTTGCCAAGCCAGCCCTGAAAATGCAAGTTCTCTATGAGTTTGAAGCTAGGAACCCACAGGAACTGACTGTGGCCCAGGGAGAGGTGCTGGAG GTTCTGGACCAGAGCAAGCGGTGGTGGCTGGTGAAGAATGAGAAGGGACAGAGTGGCTACATTCCCAGCAACATCCTAGAGCCTCAACAGTCGGGGTCCCAGAGCCAGCCGCCTTCTCGG GCTCCAATGCTTCTACTTAGCTCAACGCCTGAGGAAGTCACAGCCTGGCTGCAGGCAGAGAACTTCTCCACCAT GGCATTTCTCTGTTCAAACCCAGGAGTTCTGACACTGGTTTAA